accAATAATTAAGGAGTGGATACAGTGAAAGttgttagtaattttatttaattttggagGCATTTATTATGTGTATCTGTTCGTTAATCACTAGCTGTCAATAAGTTGTCGTGTGAGATATATTTGGAATATTAGGGACTCAATTGTTAAACGTTTACATTTTGTGACAAAATAAGCATTTAGTAATACTTCAGGGGTTAACTTGAGGTTTCCCTAGAATTAATCAGCACCTGGCTTTTCAGGGGACTTGAATAACTTGTCGTCTTCCTCAATGCAAACCGTCGTCCATATTCTAAACTACATGTCGTCGGAGATTGCGAATTCTCTTTTCAGACATTCTGTGACTAACCAGTCagtgaaaaacaacaaacaagtcccactctctctctctctgaactttctctctctagcaAGCCATGACTGCAGCCAGCAAAAACCACCATCCCTCCTCCTCTAAACCACCCAAGAACCACCACTCGACCCCTAAAGCAACCACCTCACAAACTAACACCACTCAAAACTCTAACCACACTGCTAGCCCTAACCCCGCAGCTAatccatcaccattatctcccTCCCTCAAAGACCAGGTGTTATCACGCGCCACCCACATTACGCGCCAAGAACTACTCAAAAGAAGATCCCACAAGCTAAAACAGCTCTCAAAATGCTTCAAAGATTATTACTGGGCATTAATGGAAGAACTCAAAGTTCTGTACAGAGAGTACTATTGGAAGTATGGTGTTAGCCCATTCAAAGAAGACCACCAAAACACCCTTCAAAAAGTAGAGCAGCAGAAGCAGGGTGGTGGGTTTGgtgttttagagagagagaatgggGAGGGGGAGGCTAATCTTGAAGTTATtggtgaaaataataataatgttagtgATTTGAAGAGCAATCataggtgtttgtttgttgGGTGTAAGCTAAAGGCTATGGCTTTGACAAGTTTTTGTCATCTTCATATACTTTCTGATGCAAAGCAGAAGCTTTACAAGCCTTGTGGTTTTGTTATCAAAAGGTTTGATGTTTCTTTACTTTTGTCTTTGATTTCTGGTTCATAaagcttatttcttttataggtatttgtttttttttttttttttgggggaggGGGGTTCGATTGTTTGGTTGCTGTAAGATTGTGTTGGTGGTGTTAAACTCTCTTTTTGGCTAGGTTTTGGTATGTTTTTTATGCTTGAATGGTTGGCATTGCcagttttatttaatagttgCATGTTTGTGCAAGATTAGTTTGCCCAGGGCCAGTTGAGGAAGTTTGTGATAGGTAAATTGAATGAGCTTGATTAAGGTTGTGTAGGAATTGGTTTATATATGCGTAGTGTTAGGGATCTGGTAAGAAGTCTGATGGATCATGAACGATTTGTCAATTCGATGACAATTAATTACCTGAGAATTTCTTGTGACCGTGATATTTCagggatcaaaatgaaacaatgttgttttgatgTTAAGCTGGGAATTTAATCCATAATTATGAAAAGGTTATGCGAATTGGATCAGGGAATGTTGATATATGCAGAAATGAAATGAAGTATTTGCTTGCCTTGTAGCTTCTAGCGACGATTATGGAACAATTTGAAGTACTAGAAACTTGTGTTTTTCATCCTAGATTTTTATCTCCTTTTTTGCGCTAGTTCTGGTAATGAGACCTAACTTAAAGGTATAGAACTTTGTTTCATGAATCCATTATGCAACATCTAACAAGTTGAAAATGGTAATCAGATGCATATCATGGTATATAACAATACACAGCAATAATGTAGACAATAAGCTAAacgaaagaagaaaatgaggagAGAAATGTTTTGAGAGAATTCTCACTATGCTTGAACAAATTGTGAGGCAACATTTGATGGTCTAACTAGTTGctcaattttatttgatagtcATGCATGGTTATGAAGAACTCTAATGGTGCTGTAGAAGTAATTTGGATTATTGTATGAGTAACATGTTTATACTTTCACCAAGAAATCGTGTTACTTGGATATTATACCAAAAGATTTGACTGAAATGTTAGTGTGCTTTGTGTCTTCGGTTAAATTGTTGTAGATTTTGCCCATCCTTTTTGAAGttcattttcttgttcttgGGATTACTGCTGTGCGTGATATCTAATCAATGTAGAGCTGTCTTGCCATAAAGTCCATTGGGCATTGACATCGTAGCTGCAGCTTGTGATAGATTGATGGCATTAGTTAACATccaaaatgaaaacaaacatgCATTGATGGATATATGCTTGAACCCTGAACAACTTTTAAGTTCTTGCTAAAGTGCTGAAAGactgaaattttaaaactaaacttCATATCCAAGTTCTAGGTAGCTTGCTTTACAACTAAGATAGCTAGCATTTCTGCCGCCAGTTTGCTTGCCATGATACCAAATCAAAACTATTTTGATGGGCAGTTGGTTGGATTTGGTTGTCAAATCTGAgtgaaatattttattggttccTGTATCAtatgatgaattttaaaatagtgCATTATGATTGATTCAAATCCGTTGATTTTCCACTTATCATAAGATTCTTTTGGTTGGCTATGTACTCAAGTGCTCAGGCAGGACCAATAACATGTGGAAAGCCAATACTGAGATCAACTGCTCCTGCACTCTGCACTGTCCACTTCCAAAAGGCTCAGAAACATGTGACTCAGGCTCTGAGGAAAGCAGGCCTTAATGTTTCCTCATCAAGTAAGCTTGCTCCTAAGTTCCACGTCATCGTGACAGAATATGTGCGTCAAATTCAAGCCAAAAGGAAGGCTGCAAAATGAGGAAATCAGAGGAGAGTCATGGATAACGAAGTGACTGCTAGCTGAGCTGTTTGTCCATTGCAGAGATGACTTGTGAAGCATGAGTGGCAGTGTACATTGTTAGAATAACCCATGGTAAGTTTCTTGATTAGAAGAAGGGAGAGGTGATCATAGTTTGGATCATAGTATTCTAAAAGTGTCAAGCATACAATTTGctgttctttattttatttttatctttttagagagagaattatttgcatttaatttcTGAATTGACTGTGCATCGTAAGAAATAAAATGCACCACTTACCATTAATTGTTGTTTGCAGATATGCTTTTTCCGGATGTTTATCTTCCGGCGGCAGCACTAGGTGTTCGACGTTCCAGTTACTCTGGTAAACAAAAATGTGTACTGATGCTAGACGATTGTAACAACTCTGATGCGCcgaacctttattttatttataaaagctTGTATAGCCATTCAACTTGAATTGATGAATGATGGGACTGTATGTGCCTGTATATGATCATGAACCTgtgctccttttgtttttcttcaacgATGAAGATTGTATGGCAGAATTTGGCATTTTAAGGTCAGCCAGGGGGCTGAATGCTTCTTCTTTATAGTATGATTGTAAAACATTGGTCTGTGACTGTAAAGCATGACCATGCATTTTAAATAATGCAAGGAAGACTTTGGAGAGTTTTCGTTGGGACCCAAATGAGCAGTgacctctcctctctctttctatcTTGTCATCTTTGATCTCTTGCAATACTTCTcggtatattttttaaaattttatttgattgatgatttaaattttgtgattttatacgccttttaggataaaattaattaataatttgtacGAACTTGGATTTTTAGAATGTTAATTAATTGGTGTAGGAGGAAGTTAAAGAGCaatataatccaaaaaaaaacacgagaaaAGTATCGGAAATATGAAActaaagtttttatatatatttttttttttaataataatttttctagaGATTTATAAAGCTTTAAATAGATTagaaattctattttaattggaaaaaaaattaaaattatatataaaaaaaagaaatataaaatctgaaaataacaatgaaagttataaaaattatcaaagttagAGCCGggagtaaaattttaaaaatctaaagatCTAATGGTTGGAGGAAGGATTTCATAACTACTCtaagtaaattaatatttaaaaacttctgtaaaaatttgaatatatttcaatgattggattaaaaattatgattttttaagttgttattatagtttaacatgattaaattttttttttaaatctagacttgttttattaacttataaatatatttattaaattattaatataatatatctgaAGTAGATCATTATCTAATTATAACAGATTAACACCGCAAGCTCGGTTATATCATTAATGACTTGGGATTTTTTTAGCtgctgatttttttcttcaatttaatatttgatgggGATGAAATGCGTTCATAAGGTGGCTTCATCACAACTTGGGGTCAACTGCATCTTGGGTCTTCAAGTTTGTAACTTGCAGTGgacatcttttctttttttttttttcaaggctccgtttgtttgtagaaaagtagttttcttttggaaagtgaatttcggggaaagtaaattcctggaaagtgaattccgggaaagtattttccgatgtttggtagtgttatggaaaatgaactggaaaatactttccagtgtttggttgtgttatggaaaatgaactggaaaaataatttattaatgaattaaattttttttcaagtttatctaatatatataaaatatttaatataaaatatttaatcacttacaattgtcataacccaatttttgacctttttatttttattatttaaaaaaaaagatgatgaaaaataaaaaataaaataaatgaaggattaattaaaatttgggttaagggcaacatgattggaagtttaaagatttaattaaactcttgactagtttaattaattaaatcaagggtttaactggagaattgatttaattaaaatttagattattttaattaatgaaatcaagagtttaattgaagaattaatgagtttgaggaattaattaaactttgatttaatcaaaaaccgaaagcaaattataattcacttggtACAGTGgcaagcgaattataattcacttgacacagtggaaagtgaattatatcacttgctacagtgcaagtgaattataattcacttgctacagtggcaagtgaattatatcactGACTACTgtggcaagtgaattatatcgcttgccactgtagcaagtgaaggCGCACGctgaaaggaaagtgttttccttttctaacagaaggaaaacactttccttcgaGCACGTTATTAATTCTAGGTGGatggaattcagtttccttttattattttcctttatcgccgccaaacataggaaaagcaggaaagtgaattccaggaattcacttttctgCAATCAAACACGGCCTTGGTTCTATTCAGTTGAttgaattttcttgtgtttggaCACTCGTATTAGTTTGGCACTTGTGGTGGTTGAATCTTTTCATTAGTCTGTAAtttgcttggatttttttttcttgggtttgaATGAGTAGACTTCGTGGATTATCATGCAAAAGATCTTCTGAAAAATTAAGTTCTAAGTTCGTTGTAAGATTTTCATCAGGTTACACGTGCTGAATGTTAGAAGTTGgtaaattcttgtttttaattaatttgtttgatgaaaaacaaaaaaacgaggacataaaaaatgtgtttttaaaatagttttgtaGTTgaatatacatattttaaaacagAAAGTAGAgggagatattttatttttgttctaacATCCAAACTAGAGCAGTTGGGGGGTTAGGTGGTTTGCCTTCTCTCCATCTAACCCTTCTTGCTGGCTGCTTCTACTGCCGCTGTCCATTCCTTTCTAACATCTAAAAGTAaaatctctttctcttcactccAGTTTTCTCCTCGTTTTTaacgaaaggaaaaacaaaCCCTCATAACACAAAACGAAAGACAATGCTGTCAGTTAGATCAATATTTAGATCACAACCAAGACTGAGTTCTGTCACTCTCTCCTCGTTATGTTATTCATCGTCATCAGCTGCAGCAATTCAAGCGGAAAAAACTATCAAAGATGGTCCCAGGAATGATTGGACACGTCAAGAAATCAAGGAAGTTTATGACTCTCCTCTTCTTGATCTCCTCTTTCATGGGGTTAGTTCTTTTTACTTAGTAATGCAGGGAAAAGGGTGGGTTTTTTTATGCCGGGGTTAatgttttgtgttgttttgttttgttaggcTCAAGTTCATAGGTATGCTCATAATTTTAGAGAAGTTCAGCAATGTACTTTGCTTTCTATAAAGACTGGTGGGTGTAGTGAGGATTGTTCTTATTGTCCTCAATCTTCAAGGTATAATACTGGACTCAAGGCTCAGAGGCTCATGACTAAAGAAACTGTTATCGAGGCTGCTAAAAGGGTATGtctttttatcttcttaaaGTCTTTTGATTTATGGGATTTTGGTTCACAAGAATCTTAAGCAATCAAACACTTTCTGTGCTGATGGAATCTGTGCTAAAAAAAGTTTATGCTTTGTTtctgattttaattattatgtggTTCGGTTATCTTGCCAGTTTTGTCAAAGAAAATCTGCACTCATTTAGATGTCTTTCTTAATGTGATGtcttaattgattgatttaacaTGCATATATCCTGATTAACATTGTTTTTAGACCATGtctattgttttgtttttgttaatttgggTACAAGAATTGAAAAATTGTCAGTAACGGATATGTACTAGATTTTTGGAACATTTATAGCTCGATGGCAAATTTGTTGGTTATTCAGTTAGCTTTAGGGTTTAGCAAAAGTTTCATGAATATCCCAGAACTTCACTTAGCAAAGTAGCTGAAAAACGAAGATTACACCTCAAGAATGAATTCTCATGTTCTTTGTACAACTTCTTGTTTGGTGCCTATATCAGGTGGTAATGAAGTTTTATCTGATCAGTTTCATGTTTAGTGTAGCATGGtgtcgttttctttttcttcttctgtatgATTCGGAACCTTCTGCTTGGTTCTGCAGGCAAAAGAGGCTGGTAGCACACGTTTTTGCATGGGTGCTGCTTGGAGAGATACGATAGGAAGGAAGACCAACTTTAACCAGATTTTAGATTATGTGAAAGAAATCAGGTAATGAGCGCATCATTTATGgaagaaatatatatgaaaCCAAGCATTTTGCTTAAGTTAGAAAACATATTGTCACACTGCACTCACTATTACAGTGCAAAAGGGTTATTCCCTAGCTGTGTTTCTACTGAAGTGAGCTGCCAAGAGAGAGAATTGGAGAAATTTCTACACCTTGAGCTTTTTAAAATGAAGGCTTATATGCTAGCTCATGCATTTAAAGTAGCCATGTCATGCAAAATGCTGCAttagctccttttttttctctaatgcTTAGTCTGTGATTGAAATGTCTGATGCCTATCAGGGATATGGACATGGAGGTTTGCTGTACCTTGGGCATGCTAGAGAAGCAGCAGGCTGTAGAACTGAAGAAGGCTGGTCTTACAGCTTATAACCATAATCTCGATACCTCAAGAGAATATTACCCAAACATCATCACTACAAGATCCTATGATGAACGCTTGGAAACCCTTGAACATGTCCGTGAAGCAGGAATTAGTGTCTGCTCAGGTCAACTTTCTTGCATCCTTCTTAAGTAGATTTTGAAAAACGAAGTCCActgcaaagaaaaagaaatggaaatattttaaattgattgatttcctCAGAGTTAACAATGGAGATATGCAATAATTGCAATTTGAGCATAAAGCACATAGTTTAGTTGGTCTTTTTTGCTCTTCATTTGTGCCATCTTATGTCTTTCAGTTGTATCTCAATACAAGCTTAACTTGATATATGGTTAGAGGAAAATTGGGAATTGTGTCCAATTTAGGATGCTTTTTTATGGAAATTTGACAACTTCTTGACTTCAGAGTGAATCCTTGCATTAAACAATGGAGCTGGGCAATAATTGCAACCGCCGTACATTCTGTTTAAATTTCAgacattaatttcttttttcatggcaAAGTTGAATTCTTATCATGAAAACTgtctatttttatgttaataggAGGCATAATAGGGCTTGGAGAAGCAGAGGAAGACCGAGTTGGTTTATTGCATACGTTGGCAACCCTCCCTACACACCCAGAGAGTGTTCCAATTAATGCATTAGTTGCAGTGAAAGGCACCCCTCTACAAGAACAAAAGGTAATTCTATTCATGTCTGATACAAGTTGAGTGTGGTTGCTTTTTgtggtgatgatggtggtggctGTGCCTGAGTAGAAACATTTTTCTTATATGAAGTTAACTATTAAAACTGTTGTTACGTTTTGAACTGATTGCTGCTTTAGTTGTAAAATGTGAAgccaataatattaattaacttattGAGAAACTCTAGTAAGAATCACACTTGCTCTGTTGTCTTCTCTATTCAGCAAAGTGTGATAATGATAGTGCATCAGCTTTCGTAACCATGCCATAGCATGGACTCTATTACTTTGTTGTAGCTCCTTTGCTTATTGAAACACGTGTTGGTATATTTTACCAATCATTCTCAAGCTGGCCATGATTTAATTCTTGGTCTCACAATATTCTCCTTATCCTACAACCACTTTTTATATCCATAGAGTATTAACAAGAGTCATGGATTAATATCTGATTACTTGATCATATTCTATTTAttcatttagtttatattatgGTCTGAAATATCTAGATGGTATCACTAGAAGTGATTGTAGCCCCACATAGCTGTGACTTTTTAAGTGAAGGTGCATGTTTACAATAACGGATAAAGATGGGGTTTAGTGGGGCCATTTGAGTGGGGCTGGATTGCGGGAAAGAGAAGGATGGTGAGTGAGAGCCAAATCTTTTGTGGAAGATTGTTTGGCCATGCATGTGGTTTATGGGAATGCCGTGCATTTCAACCAAAAATGTTGTCAAATAGTAATGGCCATGGGAGGTGTCTTGTTAAATACAGTATATCTGAAATTCATTTTACTGGAAGACAGGACAATTATATTACAATTTATTTACCCAGATATTAATAAAGAGGCATCACTGACTTATTCTTTGTTTATGACACTTATGTTATAAGTATTGCACTGTAAATTAGTTGCTTGTCACGTTTGCATGATGAGATTTGTCCTTCCAAATTTAGTATCAGTTGCTTTGAAGCTTAACGGATTTCATGTTTCTACCTCCTCATTCAGCCAGTTGAAATATGGGAGATGATTCGAATGATTGGCTCTGCACGTATAGTTATGCCAAAAGCAATGGTCAGATTATCAGCTGGGAGAGTGCGTTTCTCAATGGCCGAGCAGGCTCTGTGCTTTCTTGCTGGTGCAAATTCCATCTTCACTGGCGAGAAGCTCCTGACAACCCCCAACAATGATTATGATGCAGATCAACTTATGTTCAAGGTTCTCGGTTTGATTCCAAAATCTCCCAGTTTCTCTGCCGAGGAAGAGAAAGCTTGTGCTTGTGAAGCAGAGCATTGTCATGAAGCAGTTTCTAGTAGTTCAGGTTGAAATCACTTGTTCGAACAGAGTTTGTATCTAAATTTCATCCAGGTTCTTTTTACCTTCAATGAAATTCTGCTCGCCTATGGCGTGTAACAAATTTGAACTGCACTAGATGGGTTCAAAGAACCTTGCAAAAGTGCAGGTATTAGTATTCTGCAGCAATCTCTTATGGTAACATCAAGAATGCATAGCAAGGTGCTGCAACTTTTTACTTCGTTGCAGTATTATTGCCATGCTGTGTTTATATCTGGACTAGAATGATCTGTTGTGAATATCcgattttgctttcttttttttttttttttccaacttcaaGTGTCTACATCTTTCATTGAAGTGGAAAATTGCCAATctgttgaaaagaaaatgaaagaaaaaaattgaacatcaaAGAAAAGGAGTGGACAACAGTACAAAGCTCAGTGACACACACACTGCGAAGAGTTTA
This Populus alba chromosome 7, ASM523922v2, whole genome shotgun sequence DNA region includes the following protein-coding sequences:
- the LOC118032077 gene encoding biotin synthase, mitochondrial, which produces MLSVRSIFRSQPRLSSVTLSSLCYSSSSAAAIQAEKTIKDGPRNDWTRQEIKEVYDSPLLDLLFHGAQVHRYAHNFREVQQCTLLSIKTGGCSEDCSYCPQSSRYNTGLKAQRLMTKETVIEAAKRAKEAGSTRFCMGAAWRDTIGRKTNFNQILDYVKEIRDMDMEVCCTLGMLEKQQAVELKKAGLTAYNHNLDTSREYYPNIITTRSYDERLETLEHVREAGISVCSGGIIGLGEAEEDRVGLLHTLATLPTHPESVPINALVAVKGTPLQEQKPVEIWEMIRMIGSARIVMPKAMVRLSAGRVRFSMAEQALCFLAGANSIFTGEKLLTTPNNDYDADQLMFKVLGLIPKSPSFSAEEEKACACEAEHCHEAVSSSSG
- the LOC118032080 gene encoding uncharacterized protein; the protein is MTAASKNHHPSSSKPPKNHHSTPKATTSQTNTTQNSNHTASPNPAANPSPLSPSLKDQVLSRATHITRQELLKRRSHKLKQLSKCFKDYYWALMEELKVLYREYYWKYGVSPFKEDHQNTLQKVEQQKQGGGFGVLERENGEGEANLEVIGENNNNVSDLKSNHRCLFVGCKLKAMALTSFCHLHILSDAKQKLYKPCGFVIKSAQAGPITCGKPILRSTAPALCTVHFQKAQKHVTQALRKAGLNVSSSSKLAPKFHVIVTEYVRQIQAKRKAAK